TCAGCTGCTAAGACCTACGACTTGGAAGTCTGGATTCCTGCCCAAAATGCCTACCGTGAAATCTCAAGCTGTTCCAACACAGAAGATTTCCAAGCCCGTCGCGCCCAAATCCGCTACCGCGATGCTGCTGACGGCAAGGTCAAATTGCTCCACACCCTCAACGGCTCTGGCCTAGCAGTTGGTCGTACGGTTGCGGCAATCCTTGAAAACTATCAAAATGAAGACGGTTCTGTCACCATTCCAGAAGTTCTCCGTCCATACATGGGTGGGGTTGATGTGATTAAGCCTTAGGAATAAGGAAGATGAATAAGAAATGGTATAAAGACAAAAGTCGTGGTGAACTGGCTGGCGTCATCGCTGGCCTGTATGATTACTTCAATCTATACGAAAACTACGGTTGGAAATTAGAGAACGTTCGATTGGTGGTCATTATATTAGCTATTGTCACCAACCTCCCCTTTCTAACCGCCTATATCATTCTGGCTATACTTTTACCAAACAAGTCTGAACTCAACTAAAGCACGCAAAAGACGACTCCACTCGGAATCGTCTTTTCTTTATGCTTATTGAAAATAGTAAAATGCCACTACCGACCAGGCATTATTGATAAAATGAACTGCTATTGGGTAAATCAGATAATCCGTTTTATAGTAGAGATAAGCCAGTAAAAAACCTGGGCTAGCATAAATAATCCATGAACCCAAATCTGTTGGTCCATGCAGGAAAGCAAAAATCAAACCGGATACTACAATCCCCAAAATCTTGTACTTTTCGAATAACTTTTTGAAAAGATAACCTCTGACAATGATCTCCTCTGAAATAGCAGGCAAACAAGCCATATTGATAAGAGCTAACCAAAATGGAATGTTTTCTAATAACTTTGTCAATTCAAGCTCATTGCTGGTTTCTTCAATCCCCTGAAGTTCCATAATGTAATAGCCAAGGTAGATAAATAGCTGAGCCACTGTGAAAGTTAAGACAACTAAACAAAGACCTTTCCAAGTTAAAAAACTTCCATCCCAGATGGTAATGCCATTCTTTTCAGCCCTCCAATACATAAAGACAAGAATGCCAACGGACAACAAGGCTGCTCCCCACTGAGCTAATTGCGAAGTAGATAGATTTAATATCACATCTGGAAGAACAGCTAGCACCATGAAACCAAAAACTCTTAGTAAAATCCAAAGTTTTTGACCAAGCCAATTCACACCATTACTAAATTTTCCCAAACTAATCTCCTTTTCTACACCAGACAATAGAATACATACTATCTATTATAGGTTATTTACGAGTTTTGTATTATTTGTATAAAACAATTTTACAATAATACAACTTTTTTGTCAATAAGAACCTAAAAAAATACTAGGTATTCCTAGTATTTTCTGAATCGTTGATAGCGTTTTTCGAGTAGCTCATCAAGTGGCAAGGCTTGTAGTTGAGCCAACTGACTGACCAAGTTTTCCTTGATGTCAGCCAAGACTTCCTTGGTCGCTCTGCCATTTTCCAAAATAACTTTATCGACCACTTGGAGCTTCTCCAACTCATAGGAGGTAATCTTCATGAGTTCTGCCGCCTCCATGGCCCGACTGCCGTCTTTCCAGAGGATAGAGGCGAAACCTTCGGGGCTGAGGACGGCGTACATGGAGTTTTCCAGCATCCAGACCTGATCTGCCACCGCTAGAGCCAGAGCTCCACCAGAGCCGCCCTCGCCGATGATAATAGCGATAATAGGCACCTTGAGGTCACTCATCTCCATGAGGTTGCGGGCAATGGCCTCACCCTGTCCACGCTCCTCTGCACCGACACCGGGATAGGCTCCAGCAGTATTGATAAAGGTGACAACGGGACGGCCGAACTTTTCCGCCTGTTTCAGGAGGCGAAGAGCCTTGCGGTAGCCTTCTGGATGGGGCTGACCAAAGTTGCGTTTGAGGTTGTCCTGAAGATTTTTCCCTTTTTGGATACCGATAACTGTCACAGGCTGACCTGCTAGAAAGCCGATGCCACCCACTACAGCTTCGTCATCACGGAAATTCCGATCGCCGTGCAATTCGATAAAGTCATCAAAGAGTTGTGTGGCATAGTCCAAGGTGGTCAGGCGAGTCTGGTCACGTGCCAAACGGATCATACGTGCTACATCACTGGTCATCTAACACCTCCATGCATTCTCAACAAGCGACTGATGGTCGCTGGCAAGTCCTGGCGTTTGACAATAGCGTCAACAAAGCCGTGTTCCTGTAAAAATTCCGCCTTCTGAAAATCGTCAGGCAGATTTTCTCGAACGGTTGACTCAATAACCCGTCGTCCTGCAAAACCAACCAAGGTCTGCGGCTCAGCTAGGATAATATCGCCTTCCATGGCAAAACTAGCTGTCACACCTCCTGTTGTGGGGTCTGTCAAGACCGTCAGGTAAAAGAGGCCAGCGTTGGAATGGCGTTTTACGGCTGCAGAAATCTTGGCCATTTGCATTAGGCTCATAATGCCTTCCTGCATACGAGCACCACCAGATGCGGTAAAGAGGACAACTGGCAAACGTTCTTCAATCGCCAACTCAAAGAGGCGGGTAATTTTCTCACCGACCACCGTGCCCATAGAAGCCATGATAAAGTGCGAATCCATGATGCCAAGGGCAACTGGTTGACCGCCGATTGTCGCCTTGCCTGTCAAAACAGCCTCGTCCAAACCTGTCTTTTGACGGGTGGCTGCCAATTTCTCTAGATAATTGGGAAAGTCCAACGGATTAGTTGTTTCAATCCCTGTAAACAATTCCTCAAACGAAGCGTCATCGACTGTCAAAGCCAGGCGTTCCTGGGCTGTAATCCGAAAATTATAGGAACAGTGTTGACAGGTTTTCTCTAATCCTAAATCATTCTTGTAAAGGATGACCTTACAAGCAGGACATTTGGAAAAGAGTTCATCTGGCACCTCTGGCTTTGCTTGAGGTGCTGACTCTATCCGCGAACGATTGGGATTGATGCGGATATATTTGTCCTTTTTGCGAAACAAAGCCATAGCATTCTCCTAGTTTACTTTTTTAATTCTTCCTGATAGCGAGGTAAAAATTCTTCCATGAGGTAGGCAGTATCATAGTCACCTGCTACCACACGCTTGTCGGAAATCAAGTCCAGCTGGAAGTCTGTATTGGTCACCACTCCGTCAATTTCCAATTCATAGAGGGCTCGCTGCATCTTCATCAGGGCTTCAAAACGATTTTCCCCATGCACGATGACCTTGGCTATCATCGAATCATAGTAGGGCGGAATGGTGTAGCCAGGGTAAACTGCCGAATCCACACGCAAACCAACACCACCGCTTGGCAGGTAGAGATTGGAAATCTTACCTGGACTTGGGGCAAAATTGAAGGCTGGATTTTCAGCATTGATGCGGCATTCAATGGCATGACCAGTAATCTTCACATCTTCTTGGCGGACACTGAGTTCCTGCCCAGCCGCAATCTTGATTTGCTCCTTGACAATATCCACACCGGTTACAAATTCGGTAACAGGATGTTCCACCTGCACCCGTGTGTTCATTTCCATGAAGTAAAATTCGCCCTTGGCTTCGTCCAAGAGGAACTCAATAGTCCCCGCATTTTCATAGCCGACAGACTGGGCTGCCCGCACCGCTGCTTGACCGATCCGATTCCGCATGGTCTGACCAATGGCGATAGACGGAGCTTCTTCCAAAACCTTCTGGTTGTTGCGTTGAAGGGAACAGTCCCGTTCTCCCAGATGGATGACATGGCCGTGTTGATCCGCTAAAATCTGCACCTCGATATGCCGGGCTGGATAGACAACACGCTCCATATACATGGCTCCGTTGCCAAAGGCTGCCTTGGCTTCGCTGGAAGCTGATTCGAAGGCTGGCACTAGGTCTTCGGCTTTTTCCACCTTACGAATTCCCTTACCGCCACCACCTGCCGATGCCTTGAGCATGACAGGGTAGCCAATTTTCTCAGCGATTGCAAGAGCTTCTTGGCTGGTCAAAACTTCGCCGTCTGATCCTGGAATGACAGGGACTTGGGCCTTAATCATCTCTGCCCGTGCATTGATTTTATCGCCCATGGTATCCATGACTGTCCCCGAAGGCCCGATAAATTTGATACCGACCTCTTCACAGAGGGTGGCGAATTTAGAGTTTTCACTCAAAAATCCAAAGCCAGGATGAATGGCCTGGGCACCTGTCACAACAGCCGCCGAGATGACTGCCTGCATATTGAGATAGGAGTCTGTCGAACGAGCTGGTCCGATACAGACAGCCTCATCTGCCAACATGGTGTGGAGGGCTTCCTTGTCAGCCTCTGAATAGACAGCCACCGTCGCAATCCCCAACTCTCTGGCCGCACGAATGATCCGCACCGCAATCTCACCACGATTGGCAATCAAAATCTTCTCAAACATGATGAATCCTATCTCCTTTTTAATATAGAATAATTATTTATCACAAGCTCAGCCCTTAACTAGTTTGCAAAATAACGGACCGATTCATACTCAATGAAAATCAAAATCAGGCTAGCTCCAAAGGTTTGGGAAACCTTTGGAGGTTGGAGATAGAGCGAACGAAGTTCGTTTCTCCAAGAGCAGATATACTCCTGCTACTTTCTTATCTTATGGTAGCAGGCTGTCAAGCTCCACTGGAGCTTGACACTCATCAAATCAAGTCAACAACGGCTGAGTTTGATTTTCGAAGAGTATTATTTCCCAATAGCAAAAGTCAACACCCCATACGCAGCCAATTTTCCGTCCACCTCTGCCTTTGCTTCAACGACTGCGATGGTTCCCCGGCGTTTGACAAATTTAGCTGTCATGATCAACTGGTCACCAGGTACAACTTGCTTCTTAAATTTGACCTTGTCCATGCCGGCATAAAAGACCAGCTTGCCCTTGTTTTCTTCCTTGGACAACTCCAAGACACCTGCGGTTTGTGCCAAGGCCTCCATGATGAGAACGCCTGGCATAACAGGGTAGTCTGGGAAATGCCCGTTGAAGAAGGGCTCGTTAATGGTCACATTTTTAAGGGCGACAATCTCATCTTCTGATACTTCAAGGACACGATCGACCAAGAGCATAGGATAGCGATGAGGAAGAGCCTCTTTAATTTTCAAAATATCAATCATTTGATGCGTACCAATCCTTGTCCAAATTCTACAACATCCTGGTTGGCCACTAAAATCTCTGTGACCACACCATCACGGTCAGCAGGCACTTCGTTCATGACCTTCATGGCTTCGATAATCATGAGGGTCTGCCCTTTTTTGACCGTATCACCAACTGCTACAAAGGCTGACTTGTCAGGAGCTGGTGACAAATAGGCCACACCAACAAGTGGACTTTCCACTACCGCACCCTCTGCCGCAGGGGCTGAGCTGGCTTCTACTGGAGCTGGCTCACTGGTTTCAACTGCTGGCACAGGGGCTGGGCTTGCAGGAGCTACTGGTGCAAGCGGAGCTTCTACGATTGGACTCGGAGCCGCTATCGCCTGCTGGTTTTTACTGAAATGCAAGGTTTCCCCAGCATTGCTATATGAAAATTCTCGCAAACTTGACTGGTCAAATTGACTCATCAGGTCCTTAATTTCTGTAATATTCACTTAGGCCTCCCAACGCTTGAAGGCAATCACCGAGTTGTGACCTCCAAAGCCAAATGTATTTGAAATGGCATGACGGATTTCCATGTCACGGCCTTGACCGTAGATGACATCCGCCTCAATGTAGTCAGACAATTCTGTCGTACCTGCTGTCTTTGGTGCGTAAGAATGACGCATGGCCTCAATAACAGCCGCCGCTTCAACGGCACCCGCTGCACCCAACAAGTGACCAGTGAAGGACTTAGTGGAAGAAACTGGCGTGTTCTTGCCGAAGACGGATACGATAGCTTGACTTTCCCCTTTTTCATTAGCCGGTGTCGAAGTTCCATGGGCATTGATGTAGTCAATATCAGCTGGCTCCAAACCTGCTTCTGAAATGGCCAACTTCATAGCCTTGATAGCACCCAAACCTTCTGGGTGTGGAGAGGTCATGTGGTGGGCATCGCAGGTATTTCCATAGCCGACGATTTCAGCCAAGATGGTTGCCCCACGCGCCTCTGCATGCTCCAAACTTTCCAAGACCAAGACCGCAGCCCCTTCTCCCATGACAAAACCATTGCGGTCCTTGTCAAAAGGAATGGAAGCGCGACTTGGATCCTCAGTTGTCGACATAGCTGTCAAAGCCTGGAAACCACCGATGGCAAAGGGAGTAATCGCCGCTTCTGAACCACCTGCCAACATAACATCTTGGAAACCAAACTTGATTTCACGGAAGGCTTCACCCAAGGCATCATTTGACGAAGCACAGGCTGTGATGACACACTTGCAGACACCATTGGCACCGACCTGCATGGCAATATTTCCAGCCGCCATGTTTGGAAGAGCTTTTGGAAGTGCCATAGGACGAATCCGTTTTGGTCCCTTTTCGTTCATGCGAGCAACCTGCTCCTCGATTTCCAAAATCCCACCGATACCTGTTGACAAGATAACACCGAAACGGTCGCTGTCAACGGCTTCTGTATCCAGACCAGCATTGGTTACTGCCTCTTGAGCCGCATAAAGAGCATAGAGGGAGTAGTTGTCGTAGCGGTTGGTATCTTTCTTAACGAAGTATTTGTCAAATGGAAAATCCTTGATTTCCGCTGCATTATGGACAGTGTATTGGCTAGTGTCAAACTTGGTAATCTTTCCGATACCAATCTTGCCATTGACCAGGCTATCCCAGAATTCTTCTGGTGTATTTCCAATTGGAGATGTCAGACCGTAGCCTGTCACCACTACACGATTTAGTTTTGTCATTTTCAAACCTCTCTTAAAACAACACACAAAACAATATTGAATTCAAAGTGCGGCATTGCAGTCTTTCAGTTTGCTTTTAGTACTACGAACAAAGTTCATTTCAACAAGCCGCAGACAGCTTCAATAGTCCAGTGGACTATTGAAGATTGAAAATCGTACTTACGATAGTAAGTACCGCTCCGTTAGTACGGCAAAGCGAGTTCAAACAATCCAATAGATTGTTTGAAGCTGGAAATCTGGAAACGTAGTTTCCTCGCTCGTCGAAGTAATAAAAGATAAACCTGGAAGACTGGATTACTGCATGGTCAAGCCACCATCAATGGCAATCACTTGTCCAGTTAGGTATTCTTGCTTAGCCAAGAACACAGCTACATCCGCTACTTCTTCCGTCAAGCCAAAGCGTTTCATAGGAATTTGCCCCAACATGGCATCCTTGATTTTATCAGACAGAACATCTGTCATATCGGACTGGATAAAGCCTGGTGCGATAGCATTGACACGAACATTGCGACTAGCGACTTCACGAGCAATGGATTTTGTAAAGCCGATCACACCTGCCTTAGAAGCAGCATAGTTGGCCTGGCCAGCATTCCCTGTCAAACCGACCACACTAGAAAGGTTGATAATAGCCCCTTCACGTGCCTTGGTCATCGGTTTCAAAACAGCCTGGGTCATATTAAAGGTCCCTGTTAGATTGATACTCAAAACGCTCTCGAAATCTTCTTCCGTCATTCGCAAGGCCATACCATCTTTTGTAATTCCTGCATTGTTGACCAAGATATCAACACTTCCAAGATCCTCAACTGCCTCAGCCACCATCCGTTTGGCATCTGCCGAGCTGGAAATATCTCCTGAAATCGCCACCACTTTGACACCGTAGCTTGAAAAGCTATCCAGCAAGTCCTGCCCCAGCTGACCACGACCATTTAGCACCACATTGGCACCAAGGCTAGCAAACTTATGGGCAATGGCCAAGCCAATTCCACGACTTGAACCTGTAACAAACACATTTTTATTGGTAAGTTCCATGATTTCTCCTTATTGGCTAGTCAACAAGCCTTCTAGACTTGCCACATCTTCTACTGTCACCACCTCGGCTGTCTTATCAATTTTCTTGATAAAGCCTGCTAA
The nucleotide sequence above comes from Streptococcus sp. 29887. Encoded proteins:
- the accB gene encoding acetyl-CoA carboxylase biotin carboxyl carrier protein: MNITEIKDLMSQFDQSSLREFSYSNAGETLHFSKNQQAIAAPSPIVEAPLAPVAPASPAPVPAVETSEPAPVEASSAPAAEGAVVESPLVGVAYLSPAPDKSAFVAVGDTVKKGQTLMIIEAMKVMNEVPADRDGVVTEILVANQDVVEFGQGLVRIK
- the fabG gene encoding 3-oxoacyl-[acyl-carrier-protein] reductase, producing MELTNKNVFVTGSSRGIGLAIAHKFASLGANVVLNGRGQLGQDLLDSFSSYGVKVVAISGDISSSADAKRMVAEAVEDLGSVDILVNNAGITKDGMALRMTEEDFESVLSINLTGTFNMTQAVLKPMTKAREGAIINLSSVVGLTGNAGQANYAASKAGVIGFTKSIAREVASRNVRVNAIAPGFIQSDMTDVLSDKIKDAMLGQIPMKRFGLTEEVADVAVFLAKQEYLTGQVIAIDGGLTMQ
- a CDS encoding PspC domain-containing protein, whose protein sequence is MNKKWYKDKSRGELAGVIAGLYDYFNLYENYGWKLENVRLVVIILAIVTNLPFLTAYIILAILLPNKSELN
- the fabF gene encoding beta-ketoacyl-ACP synthase II, producing the protein MTKLNRVVVTGYGLTSPIGNTPEEFWDSLVNGKIGIGKITKFDTSQYTVHNAAEIKDFPFDKYFVKKDTNRYDNYSLYALYAAQEAVTNAGLDTEAVDSDRFGVILSTGIGGILEIEEQVARMNEKGPKRIRPMALPKALPNMAAGNIAMQVGANGVCKCVITACASSNDALGEAFREIKFGFQDVMLAGGSEAAITPFAIGGFQALTAMSTTEDPSRASIPFDKDRNGFVMGEGAAVLVLESLEHAEARGATILAEIVGYGNTCDAHHMTSPHPEGLGAIKAMKLAISEAGLEPADIDYINAHGTSTPANEKGESQAIVSVFGKNTPVSSTKSFTGHLLGAAGAVEAAAVIEAMRHSYAPKTAGTTELSDYIEADVIYGQGRDMEIRHAISNTFGFGGHNSVIAFKRWEA
- a CDS encoding acetyl-CoA carboxylase carboxyl transferase subunit alpha; the protein is MTSDVARMIRLARDQTRLTTLDYATQLFDDFIELHGDRNFRDDEAVVGGIGFLAGQPVTVIGIQKGKNLQDNLKRNFGQPHPEGYRKALRLLKQAEKFGRPVVTFINTAGAYPGVGAEERGQGEAIARNLMEMSDLKVPIIAIIIGEGGSGGALALAVADQVWMLENSMYAVLSPEGFASILWKDGSRAMEAAELMKITSYELEKLQVVDKVILENGRATKEVLADIKENLVSQLAQLQALPLDELLEKRYQRFRKY
- the accD gene encoding acetyl-CoA carboxylase, carboxyltransferase subunit beta; the protein is MALFRKKDKYIRINPNRSRIESAPQAKPEVPDELFSKCPACKVILYKNDLGLEKTCQHCSYNFRITAQERLALTVDDASFEELFTGIETTNPLDFPNYLEKLAATRQKTGLDEAVLTGKATIGGQPVALGIMDSHFIMASMGTVVGEKITRLFELAIEERLPVVLFTASGGARMQEGIMSLMQMAKISAAVKRHSNAGLFYLTVLTDPTTGGVTASFAMEGDIILAEPQTLVGFAGRRVIESTVRENLPDDFQKAEFLQEHGFVDAIVKRQDLPATISRLLRMHGGVR
- the fabZ gene encoding 3-hydroxyacyl-ACP dehydratase FabZ; amino-acid sequence: MIDILKIKEALPHRYPMLLVDRVLEVSEDEIVALKNVTINEPFFNGHFPDYPVMPGVLIMEALAQTAGVLELSKEENKGKLVFYAGMDKVKFKKQVVPGDQLIMTAKFVKRRGTIAVVEAKAEVDGKLAAYGVLTFAIGK
- a CDS encoding acetyl-CoA carboxylase biotin carboxylase subunit, with the protein product MFEKILIANRGEIAVRIIRAARELGIATVAVYSEADKEALHTMLADEAVCIGPARSTDSYLNMQAVISAAVVTGAQAIHPGFGFLSENSKFATLCEEVGIKFIGPSGTVMDTMGDKINARAEMIKAQVPVIPGSDGEVLTSQEALAIAEKIGYPVMLKASAGGGGKGIRKVEKAEDLVPAFESASSEAKAAFGNGAMYMERVVYPARHIEVQILADQHGHVIHLGERDCSLQRNNQKVLEEAPSIAIGQTMRNRIGQAAVRAAQSVGYENAGTIEFLLDEAKGEFYFMEMNTRVQVEHPVTEFVTGVDIVKEQIKIAAGQELSVRQEDVKITGHAIECRINAENPAFNFAPSPGKISNLYLPSGGVGLRVDSAVYPGYTIPPYYDSMIAKVIVHGENRFEALMKMQRALYELEIDGVVTNTDFQLDLISDKRVVAGDYDTAYLMEEFLPRYQEELKK
- a CDS encoding CPBP family intramembrane glutamic endopeptidase; amino-acid sequence: MGKFSNGVNWLGQKLWILLRVFGFMVLAVLPDVILNLSTSQLAQWGAALLSVGILVFMYWRAEKNGITIWDGSFLTWKGLCLVVLTFTVAQLFIYLGYYIMELQGIEETSNELELTKLLENIPFWLALINMACLPAISEEIIVRGYLFKKLFEKYKILGIVVSGLIFAFLHGPTDLGSWIIYASPGFLLAYLYYKTDYLIYPIAVHFINNAWSVVAFYYFQ